Proteins from one Falco naumanni isolate bFalNau1 chromosome 2, bFalNau1.pat, whole genome shotgun sequence genomic window:
- the LOC121083227 gene encoding LOW QUALITY PROTEIN: PHD finger protein 7-like (The sequence of the model RefSeq protein was modified relative to this genomic sequence to represent the inferred CDS: deleted 3 bases in 2 codons) gives MDVCGLCQRADCDPDVVGELRQKRELCVHENCVYHASKLRQRGADQHGFYGFLLRDVRRVMKQTAEKRCCICRLPGASISCCGRRCRRMFHFPCGSERGCVSQFFGEYRSFCWRHRPVQRVRATQQDQTLCLICQDGWRGRPCYTTMVCPSCASAWFHRRCIQGQALCSGLHYFRCPLCRDMTAFQAEMFRLGIKIPDRDAAWEEEGSLLDLVLWQSSCDADQCLCPLGRDQEEEAGPWRLLVCSSCGSCGTHQRCAALEDDTESWECRDCSGTYSVPDIAAGPDSGPPVQGPWHSNPSPGTWAEEEDARLLEGQPDTRVPFQLLRKKPADPH, from the exons ATGGACG TGTGCGGGCTGTGCCAGCGAGCAGACTGCGACCCGGACGTCGTTGGGGAGCTGCGCCAAAAGCGTGAGCTCTGTGTCCATGAGAACTGCGTG TACCACGCCAGCAAGCTCAGACAGAGAGGGGCCGATCAACACGGCTTCTATGGTTTTCTCCTCCGCGACGTCAGGCGGGTGATGAAACAGACAGCAGAGAAG AGGTGCTGCATCTGCCGGCTGCCGGGAGCCTCCATCTCCTGCTGTGGCCGGCGCTGCCGCCGGATGTTCCACTTCCCCTGCGGCAGCGAGCGGGGCTGCGTCTCCCAGTTCTTCGGGGAGTACAG GTCCTTCTGCTGGAGGCACCGGCCGGTGCAGCGCGTGAGGGCGACGCAGCAGGACCAGACCCTCTGCCTAATCTGCCAGGAC GGGTGGCGGGGGCGGCCCTGTTATACCACCATGGTCTGCCCCAGCTGCGCCAGCGCCTGGTTCCACCGCCGCTGCATCCAG GGCCAGGCGCTGTGCTCGGGCCTGCACTACTTTCGGTGCCCTCTGTGCCGGGACATGACAGCCTTCCAGGCAGAGATGTTCCGCTTGGGCATCAAAATCCCCGACAG ggatgctgcctgggaggaggagggctctCTCCTCGACTTGGTGCTCTGGCAGAGCTCCTGTGACGCCGACCAGTGCCTGTGCCCTCTGGGCCGGGACCAGGAAGAGGAGGCAGG GCCGTGGAGACTCCTGGTCTGCAGCTCCTGTGGCTCCTGTGGGACCCACCAGCGCTGCGCCGCCCTGGAAGACGACACTGAGTCCTGGGAGTGCAGGGACTGCAGCGGCACGTACAGCG TGCCCGACATTGCAGCCGGACCAGACTCTGGCCCCCCT GTGCAGGGACCCTGGCACAGCAATCCCAG CCCTGGCACTTGGGCTGAGGAAGAAGACGCCAGGCTCCTCGAAGGACAACCCGACACACGAGtgcctttccagctgctgcGCAAGAAACCTGCTGATCCTCACTAA